In Geopsychrobacter electrodiphilus DSM 16401, a single window of DNA contains:
- the znuB gene encoding zinc ABC transporter permease subunit ZnuB — protein sequence MFNDFMLRALLAGIGVALVAGPFGTFVVWRRMAYFGDTLAHSALLGVALGFLLQVDPTLAVMAVCLLVSLLLFFLQRQQRLPSDTLLGILSHSALSLGLVAIAFMEKVRIDLLAYLFGDILAVGRQDLMVIYGSGLLALVLLLLLWRPLLAITLHEDLARVEGVRVDLVELSFSCLLALVVAIMMKVVGLLLITSLFILPAATVRRFSSSPEQMAGFAALAGVISVGVGLYGSWQLDTPAGPSIVVAAALLFALLQLLPARRN from the coding sequence ATGTTTAATGATTTTATGCTGCGTGCTTTGCTGGCCGGAATCGGAGTTGCTCTTGTAGCTGGCCCTTTCGGTACTTTCGTCGTTTGGCGTCGCATGGCCTACTTTGGCGACACCCTGGCTCATTCGGCTCTCCTCGGAGTCGCTCTCGGTTTTTTGCTGCAGGTCGATCCGACTCTGGCTGTCATGGCGGTTTGTCTCCTGGTGTCACTTTTACTCTTCTTTCTGCAACGACAGCAGCGGCTTCCTTCTGACACACTGCTCGGTATCCTGTCACACAGTGCTCTCTCGCTCGGGCTCGTCGCCATTGCCTTTATGGAGAAGGTGCGCATTGACTTGTTGGCCTACCTGTTTGGAGATATCCTTGCAGTCGGCAGACAGGATCTGATGGTGATTTATGGCAGCGGATTACTAGCTCTTGTGCTGTTGCTCTTGCTTTGGAGGCCGTTACTTGCGATCACACTGCATGAAGATCTGGCACGCGTAGAAGGTGTTCGGGTTGATCTGGTTGAGCTGTCCTTTTCATGTTTGCTGGCCCTGGTTGTTGCAATCATGATGAAGGTAGTCGGGTTATTGTTAATCACCTCGCTCTTCATCCTCCCTGCAGCAACGGTGAGACGTTTCTCCAGTTCGCCAGAACAGATGGCTGGCTTCGCGGCGTTGGCCGGAGTTATTTCAGTGGGTGTCGGTCTGTATGGTTCCTGGCAGCTGGATACTCCTGCTGGTCCATCAATTGTGGTCGCCGCCGCGCTTCTTTTCGCCTTGCTGCAATTGCTGCCAGCGCGCAGAAATTGA